TGCTATTCTAAACAAGttgaaaaatctataatttCACATTCGATACAGCCATTTCGGAAGAAACAATATTAGGGAGACTTTCTAAAGaggaatttttgtattttagtatTGTGTTGTACATAAATAATGACTTTAAAGTAACGGACATATTTCTAAATGATGGTCGCTGGCATTTTCTTTGTATCACATGGTCATCGTTTCGTGGagaatattcaatttatgttgATGGAGAATTAAAAGAAAGCGGGCATAATTttggaacaaaacaaaaaattaatggtagaaaaatcatttatgttatattattaggCTAATCATTTTAGacgaaaaaagtgtaaaatgaggaattttttgtacctcaacTTATTGggccaatttttaaatgttctgGAAGGTGCATAGAGCttaatctacatctaacttggtGTCGCTAGAAAGTTTGGTCATTGATATTGGACAAATTAGCCAATATTGGAGTCTATTTCTGGGTTGATTTATGAagaatttaaaactttgaaaatattcaacaaaataagccaaaaagtaTACTAGAAGGTTGTCGGTTTCACTGATCACGATCCCTAAGCCAGAATTCCAATATATTGCTCCTCCAGGGGTAATTCGCCCCCTACTGATCTAAAACagcaaaattatgtaaatatttgacaaaatagACTAAAAAGGTATACTCGGGAGCTTTTACGTACGCTGATCACGATTCTGAGCAAGAATTTCAATCTGCATATCAGCAATCTGGCTTTTGAATCGTGAtcaacgacctcaaaaacccccgagttTATCTTTTGGTCCATTTGttgtatatttacaaaaatattcttttgaaatgttaaaataacaggagttatatgtaaaaattttcaatctcaTGGTATTTTTTAAGGCAATGGTACTTTTGTTCTTGGTCAGGAACAAGATGTACAAGGTGGAAAGTTCAGTCAAGCTGAATCATTTACaggaaaaatgacaaatttagaTATGTGGTACCGTACTTTAAATCAgaatgaagttttgaaattttatgaaacttgtCATCCATATTATGGAAACCTTTTATTTTGGGGCGAAATAAGATCATACATCAGTGGAAACGTACAGGTATTACTATACTGTATTCACAACagtttttttgtcttatttgaTCAAAATCTGTTTCCCAAATTTACAGATTGAACATTGGCCATTTTGTGGAATTTGCGTTGCAccgaaatcaataaaaaatggcgtggtaattgttgaaaataatgtgGCCACGTATACTTGTCGAAGTGGATTTAGATTATATTACAAAGGAACTTATCATGATCAAATATCGCGTATTTGTACAAAGACTACCGAATGGGAAGGAATTATTGAGCCAACAtgtcaaagtaaaaataaatcggCAAATAAAAAAGATGTCCTAAgcttaatgaattaattttttttgtagttgttGAATGTAATTACCCGAACATGGTTGAAAATGGATTCTTTATTGGATCTCATTTCGAATATGGTAATACCATAATTTATCATTGTAATGAGGGATATAGGTTGGTTGGAGAGCTTGTGTTGCATTGTTTGGAAAGCGGACATTGGTCTTCGCCTCCCCCTTATTGTTTAGGTAAAAACATCCATTGCATAAATATGATTTAGACTAAGTAAATTTTCCGCCTCAAGTTTcataatatcttcttttttttttggagttggttaaaaactataaaacaaacaaaaaatttttagatagaatTATTTGTAGGTCCACAGTGTCCCAGTTTGGAGCAGCCAGGAAACAGTAGAATGACAATATTTCTCTATAAAAGgtcacatattataaaaaatacttttgatgtgggtacaaaaattgaatttaaatgttTGGATGGTACTTACCTTGAAGGTGAAAGTTTGATAACTTGCAtggaaaatggtaaaaatttattttaataattagaataacaagagttttaataatattttctattcagAAACTTGGAGCTCTAATGTTCCTATGTGCAAAGAAATCATCGTGGACAACACCGAATCTTTCAAAGTTAGAAATTCTGTCAATTCAAAACAAACAACATTAATAGCTGGCAAAGAGTTAAAGTTTGATTTTAAACTCTCAACGATTAAACCTATTGCCACAGAAAAAGTTATCCATTCCAATATATTAACAGAATCGACATTTGCTTCAACTGACCAACAAATGGACGATTTCAGGTCCTCAACAAATACAGATATTGTGACGGATAAAGTTTTAACTAGTGACAAATCGACAGAATCGATATTTACTCCAACCGACAAGCAAATGGAAGATTTAAGACTCTCAACAACTACAGAAATTGTGCaggaaaaagtttcaatttccAGTGAATCGGCAGAGTCGTCAGATACCACAACTGATCGACAAATGAACGATTTCAGTTTctcaataaatacaaatattgtaacagaaaagtttttaatttctagTAAATCAACGGAATCCAAATTTACCACAACCGACAAACCAATGGATGATTTTAGGCTTTCAACGAATAATGACATTACAATGACAACAGAATCGTCATTCACAACAACGGACGAAGTTTACTATTCTAGACTTTCAACgaccaaacaaaattttacgaatGTTTTAAGGATTTTAGCTGTTACAGCAATCGATAATGTAACTGAGACTACTAGTCATAGAACAATTTATTCTGAAATTGTGTCAGAAAATGTTCCTGCGACAATTACTACTCAAATTAACGAGTTACCTGAGATATTTTCAATAGATGACGTGGCGATTACTGACGAAGATTATTCAACCATAATGATGAATACAGTAATGGAGCCCGTATTTTGTGAAAGTACTATTTTGCCCCAAAATCCCTTACATACTACGTTcttaatcgaaaatttacatcCTACTTATGAAGTTGGAACAAAATTGGAGTTTCAATGTCAACCCGGTTTTAAATACGTAACTGTAAACTTTACTGAATGTTTAGCGAATGGGTTGTGGagtataaatgaatatttttgtaaacgtaagtttattttaacaatttttaaatttattatacgtgTGAAAGAAGGGAAACATGGGACTTTTTTCTACTATGTATTTCTACATTAGCCCCAATGTATCGAACAAAGACAAAAATAGGAAATGTGAAGAAAATTCactcatttttttatgatagGGT
This genomic interval from Chrysoperla carnea chromosome 1, inChrCarn1.1, whole genome shotgun sequence contains the following:
- the LOC123291628 gene encoding sushi, von Willebrand factor type A, EGF and pentraxin domain-containing protein 1-like, whose product is MTTEVYGSQTVDACFQNITNFCQNESICNSGICILDGSNYFCKCPDNYFGSHCEIPFNSCTSNPCFNNGKCISNFEYGNYTCDCAEGYQGTTCEMEHCVKKFCRNGGTCIREDSQEFCICDQNFYGEFCERIENYCLYNFCENNSTCVESYDDYKCICKNGFLGKRCHILPCDYLPCSENATCINQDHGNITSRNSYKCECPLGFEGPNCLVKIDYCAKFPCLNHGICINMENNFKCGCIVPFTGKICETKLDSNFMLSFSQSSITDFVKLPGPLFSLSEISTCLWIQTFDTDNYGTMISYATKEYDNAFTITDYNGIVLYINNDFKVTDIFLNDGRWHFLCITWSSFRGEYSIYVDGELKESGHNFGTKQKINGNGTFVLGQEQDVQGGKFSQAESFTGKMTNLDMWYRTLNQNEVLKFYETCHPYYGNLLFWGEIRSYISGNVQIEHWPFCGICVAPKSIKNGVVIVENNVATYTCRSGFRLYYKGTYHDQISRICTKTTEWEGIIEPTCQIVECNYPNMVENGFFIGSHFEYGNTIIYHCNEGYRLVGELVLHCLESGHWSSPPPYCLGPQCPSLEQPGNSRMTIFLYKRSHIIKNTFDVGTKIEFKCLDGTYLEGESLITCMENETWSSNVPMCKEIIVDNTESFKVRNSVNSKQTTLIAGKELKFDFKLSTIKPIATEKVIHSNILTESTFASTDQQMDDFRSSTNTDIVTDKVLTSDKSTESIFTPTDKQMEDLRLSTTTEIVQEKVSISSESAESSDTTTDRQMNDFSFSINTNIVTEKFLISSKSTESKFTTTDKPMDDFRLSTNNDITMTTESSFTTTDEVYYSRLSTTKQNFTNVLRILAVTAIDNVTETTSHRTIYSEIVSENVPATITTQINELPEIFSIDDVAITDEDYSTIMMNTVMEPVFCESTILPQNPLHTTFLIENLHPTYEVGTKLEFQCQPGFKYVTVNFTECLANGLWSINEYFCKPIVCKLPPRPKVMVLLNEKSSYKTGDIVNYACNDGFKGYGKGSIRCLPSGSWTRILLRCAKISCGKPKLLKEARIIGNSFLYMDTVKIECLEYSTKKVFEIQCYPNGKWMPNVEC